Proteins found in one Miscanthus floridulus cultivar M001 chromosome 4, ASM1932011v1, whole genome shotgun sequence genomic segment:
- the LOC136551687 gene encoding protein SCO1 homolog 2, mitochondrial-like: protein MLTPRVLKRSLLRRLRAAAELPPPWRPRILPSRTYRSRGYCSGGSSKYDRPMRQFSEQNESTSWPLIYYVAPALLAFAGIATFVHYNDERRAVPLAKVPGQTSVPKRCNTNRPAIGGPFKLYDTEKNQVTESKLRGNWTLMYFGYTSCPDVGPAEVQKMADVVKLLESKYGIKITPLFITIDPQRDSPAQLKAYLSEFDPRIVGLTGPISAVRQIAQEYRVFFKRVEEVGQDYLVESSHNMYLLDPCLETVRLLWN, encoded by the exons ATGTTGACACCGCGCGTCCTCAAGCGTTCGCTGCTCCGCCGCCTGCGCGCTGCGGCCGAGCTGCCTCCGCCGTGGCGACCCCG GATCCTACCTTCCCGGACTTACCGTTCCAGAGGCTATTGTAGTGGGGGAAGCTCCAAGTATGATAGGCCAATGAGACAGTTTTCTGAACAAAATGAGTCAACTTCTTGGCCATTGATATATTACGTTGCT CCTGCTCTACTTGCTTTTGCTGGGATAGCAACTTTTGTTCATTACAATGATGAGAGGCGTGCAGTTCCCTTAG CTAAAGTACCAGGGCAGACCAGTGTTCCCAAAAGATGTAATACCAATAGACCTGCTATAGGAGGGCCATTTAAGCTATATGATACAGAAAAAAATCAGGTGACTGAATCGAAGCTTCGGGGAAATTGGACTCTGATGTACTTTGGCTATACATCATGCCCAGATGTGGGTCCAGCCGAAGTTCAGAAGATGGCTGATGTTGTTAAACTGTTAG agtcaaagtatggTATCAAGATTACACCACTCTTTATCACAATTGATCCTCAACGTGATTCACCGGCTCAGCTTAAGGCATACCTTAGTG AGTTTGACCCAAGAATAGTAGGACTAACAGGCCCCATCAGTGCAGTAAGACAGATTGCTCAGGAGTACCGTGTTTTCTTTAAAAGAGTAGAGGAAGTTGGTCAGGACTATCTTGTAGAAAGCTCTCACAATAT GTACTTGCTAGATCCATGCTTGGAGACAGTAAGGCTGCTTTGGAACTGA